From a single Sphaeramia orbicularis chromosome 4, fSphaOr1.1, whole genome shotgun sequence genomic region:
- the shroom2a gene encoding protein Shroom2 isoform X7, with product MKMVDIVAHKMPSENDVHVARSFLTKILRSSMRKNRFKGRNEPISRPHSWHSTKFNDSQSETAKTQSPPTPVWHTRYDASSSSADLSTGWEQTNLRRVSDQFSSHGSMDSLEHVSHPYPAGHLSPAKSNNSMEHLGGGKRDSAYSSFSTSSGTPDYTLSKSNAASTENVLYKVNQWDAGGKHSNNRNSQNLMEGVRQDERVAYFQMPGCDQTEDQAGSRHSTSSRSSYGPVWHVPEKKKTASPSPPPPAPPARSDSFAATKVHERGLIIAHPEGPDPHGKTSTENRRSYNLSPKNDDSFYSSSDKCVHNQFSSNKQHSLSSSDVRQGQTHHQRHSDKSTFYSQPWTTSVPKPQNVGGYYSSMQELPTNGSAQHFGQNHRRNLSTSLSITATDQNTDSGHSRYYCVTTCQPGQQPFSSSKPDDRKSDVGQTGTERNSLSPQTVSKVKYNLAQQQHSSQSKDSNGYSKHQVTTVVETCVPKHDDRGNQGGHNTQSAEYMTYLPGRQSEQRRSFPLQHRESSQDPRHQVNSKICPQATPILHSLSIDAADTNSEESLENKQVRRTERFATTLRNEIQMRRAKLQKSKSAAALPDTEGENEDDHNVWKSTECTTPTSADGSFSTTYKDHLKEAQARVLKATSFRRKDLEPVLHEHHSAETSSNYTSITMVRKDPLPTVSESVRSKSGPTTSQVTRIGSRKRFSTEKKVKSFSEPDKIHEVGMKEDIAHSENLGSSLDQQMPSESGKPAFPCYSPPQNDTKNPSENKGQGLAFTRENEDTLTDIKSRPAPPTEYPEKVQGGSTSAHKQSLLEHQRLGTFAEYEARWNIQKKAPETKASGRYRSADNILDPGTDERTKTTCYHERSRSSPSADIYAQKFPVPARKSETEYSQTESSKPAEQLSAATGFPDRGPADCKVRDKPVEFEPYSAPPPSPMTGSNPDCRHRAAPSTVNPRPTSVSHSLTDSEDHSRTEPPPPPPPPPGPRRKPSVPPPKCPEITPSLCDSHEPFTGSQSKVFTHSNPNSAPLPTHSPKGDSEQGKGLVDKGQGAVHQLVTSNPQSASSPPASSHRPSGLSSMEAQRSPSPQFSPQRLSDKPPVSLQDEDSNRMEHVIENQNTAVKKVPIRIVHSEGVAEKENCPFLRHTDSPAAEAEGPTIPRLGSLGAAGQDSVFCAFTRQKDPDSTSASQTHPKPQRDAYMTTISSNSQFTDESNQTPVTSGLTEEDQKREELARDIMGKDKSLADILDQSKMKTTMDLMEGIFPEGNQLIEGAQQRRKASPKQTAPRPTEEREKEDSMAAVTMVTSATYYSTSAPKAELLIKMKDMQEQEEDSEDELDIDLANKKQELIDSLSKKLQVLREARESLQEDIMDNNALGDEVEVQVQQVCKPNELDKFRMFVGDLDKVVSLLLSLSGRLARVENALNSQEEDTTPEERRTLIEKRKLLIRQHEDAKELKENLDRRERVVYDILANYLPEDSLTDYEHFVKMKSALIIEQRKLEDKIKLGEEQLKCLMDSLPIEQRLSL from the exons atgaaaatggtggatATTGTAGCTCACAAAATGCCCTCAGAGAATGACGTGCATGTGGCGAGAAGCTTTCTTACGAAGATTTTGCGAAGTTCAATGAG AAAGAACCGTTTTAAAGG ACGGAACGAACCCATAAGCAGGCCTCACTCCTGGCACTCAACCAAGTTCAACGATAGCCAATCGGAGACTGCCAAAACACAGTCCCCACCCACACCAGTCTGGCACACCAGATATGATGCAAG CTCATCCTCAGCTGATCTCTCCACTGGCTGGGAGCAGACAAACCTGCGCAGAGTGTCTGACCAGTTCAGCTCTCATGGCAGTATGGACAGTCTAGAGCATGTGTCACACCCTTACCCTGCTGGTCACCTGTCGCCTGCCAAGTCTAACAACAGTATGGAGCACCTTGGAGGAGGGAAAAGAGACTCGGCATACAGCTCCTTCTCCACCAGTTCTGGCACACCTGACTATACACTCTCAAAGAGCAATGCTGCTTCAACAGAGAATGTGCTGTATAAAGTCAATCAATGGGACGCAGGAGGAAAGCACAGCAACAACAGAAACAGCCAGAATCTGATGGAGGGAGTGAGACAAGATGAGAGAGTGGCATACTTTCAGATGCCAGGCTGCGATCAGACTGAAGACCAGGCTGGATCCCGTCACTCCACTTCCAGTAGATCCAGCTATGGACCAGTTTGGCATGtccctgaaaaaaagaaaactgcctCCCCCTCCCCACCGCCCCCAGCTCCACCTGCACGCAGCGATAGCTTCGCTGCCACAAAGGTACATGAAAGAGGCCTCATAATAGCTCACCCCGAAGGACCTGATCCACATGGAAAGACCTCAACTGAAAACCGCCGCAGCTACAATCTATCCCCGAAAAACGACGACAGTTTCTACAGTTCTTCTGATAAATGTGTCCACAACCAGTTCAGTTCTAACAAGCAGCACTCCCTGTCCAGCAGCGATGTTCGGCAAGGTCAGACTCACCATCAGAGACACAGTGACAAAAGCACTTTCTATTCACAGCCTTGGACAACATCTGTACCAAAGCCACAGAATGTAGGTGGCTACTATTCTAGCATGCAGGAACTGCCCACTAATGGTTCTGCTCAACACTTTGGTCAGAACCATAGAAGAAACTTGAGCACCTCCCTGTCTATAACTGCAACCGATCAAAACactgacagcggacacagccgaTATTACTGTGTCACAACGTGTCAGCCCGGACAGCAGCCATTTTCTTCAAGCAAACCAGATGACAGGAAAAGTGATGTGGGACAGACTGGTACAGAGCGTAACTCTCTGAGTCCACAGACGGTCAGCAAAGTAAAGTATAATCTGGCCCAGCAACAGCACTCCTCACAAAGTAAAGACAGTAATGGATACAGTAAGCACCAAGTTACCACTGTAGTAGAAACCTGTGTACCTAAACATGACGACAGAGGAAACCAGGGAGGGCACAACACACAAAGCGCAGAGTACATGACTTATCTTCCTGGTAGACAGTCAGAACAGCGGCGGTCTTTCCCACTGCAGCACAGGGAATCGTCCCAAGACCCAAGACATCAAGTAAACAGTAAGATCTGCCCACAGGCAACCCCAATTCTTCATTCTCTGTCCATAGATGCCGCTGACACAAACTCTGAAGAGTCCCTTGAGAACAAGCAGGTGAGGCGCACTGAGCGCTTTGCCACTACATTAAGGAATGAAATTCAGATGAGAAGAGCCAAGTTGCAGAAAAGTAAAAGTGCAGCTGCCCTCCCTGATACAGAAGGTGAGAATGAAGATGATCACAATGTGTGGAAATCCACCGAATGCACAACCCCGACCTCCGCTGATGGCTCCTTCAGCACCACCTACAAGGATCATTTGAAGGAAGCACAAGCCAGGGTGCTAAAGGCTACCTCTTTCAGGAGAAAAGACCTGGAGCCTGTCTTACATGAGCATCATTCTGCAGAGACTTCTTCTAACTATACATCCATAACAATGGTACGTAAAGACCCTCTGCCAACTGTCTCAGAGTCTGTAAGGAGTAAGTCGGGTCCAACCACCAGTCAGGTTACTCGCATAGGCAGCCGAAAACGGTTCTCtacagaaaaaaaggtcaaatcttTCTCCGAGCCTGACAAAATTCATGAAGTTGGCATGAAAGAGGATATTGCTCACAGTGAAAATTTAGGCTCCTCACTAGACCAGCAGATGCCCTCTGAAAGTGGCAAACCAGCGTTCCCCTGTTACAGTCCCCCCCAAAATGACACCAAGAACCCCTCCGAAAACAAGGGCCAGGGTCTGGCATTTACAAGGGAAAATGAAGATACATTGACGGACATCAAGAGTAGACCCGCTCCACCTACAGAGTATCCTGAGAAGGTCCAAGGAGGCTCTACCTCTGCACATAAGCAGTCTCTCCTTGAGCATCAGAGGCTAGGCACCTTCGCTGAGTATGAGGCCAGGTGGAATATACAAAAGAAAGCTCCAGAAACTAAAGCCTCAGGGCGATACAGGTCAGCTGATAACATCCTGGATCCAGGAACAGATGAAAGAACAAAAACCACCTGTTACCACGAGAGATCTCGGTCCTCTCCTTCTGCCGACATTTATGCACAG AAGTTTCCTGTTCCAGCAAGAAAGTCTGAGACAGAATATTCCCAGACGGAGAGCAGTAAACCTGCTGAACAGCTCAGTGCTGCCACAGG GTTCCCTGACAGAGGGCCTGCTGACTGTAAAGTAAGAGACAAGCCTGTGGAGTTTGAGCCTTACTCAGCGCCACCCCCTTCGCCCATGACAGGATCCAACCCCGACTGCAGACACAGAGCTGCCCCTTCCACTGTGAACCCTAGACCCACATCTGTCTCCCACAGTCTCACAGACTCTGAGGACCACAGCCGTACCGAGCCACCGCCACCGCCACCGCCGCCCCCTGGACCGAGGAGGAAACCCTCAGTGCCCCCACCCAAATGCCCAGAGATCACCCCCTCTCTCTGTGACTCCCACGAGCCTTTCACTGGTTCCCAGAGCAAAGTCTTCACCCACAGTAATCCTAACTCCGCCCCCCTCCCCACCCACTCTCCAAAGGGAGATTCGGAGCAGGGCAAAGGACTCGTGGACAAAGGACAAGGGGCAGTGCATCAGCTGGTGACATCCAATCCTCAGTCTGCCTCCTCTcccccggcttcctcccacagacCTTCAGGGCTGAGCAGTATGGAGGCGCAGCGCTCACCCTCTCCACAGTTTTCCCCGCAGAGACTCAGTGACAAGCCTCCAGTCTCCCTGCAGGATGAAGACTCAAACAG GATGGAGCATGTGATAGAAAATCAAAATACTGCAGTGAAGAAGGTACCCATTAGGATCGTCCACTCAGAGGGGGTCGCAGAGAAGGAGAATTGTCCATTTTTGCGGCACACTGACTCTCCTGCGGCTGAGGCTGAAGGCCCCACTATACCCAGACTCGGCAGCCTGGGAGCTGCAGGGCAGGACTCGGTTTTCTGCGCCTTCACACGGCAGAAAGATCCTGACAGTACATCTGCCAGTCAGACACACCCAAAGCCCCAGAGAGACGCGTACATGACCACCATCAGCAGCAACAGCCAGTTTACAGACGAGTCCAACCAGACTCCTGTAACCTCAGGACTCACTGAGGAGGATCAGAAGAGAGAGGAGCTGGCCAGGGACATCATGGGCAAGGACAAGTCACTCGCTGACATTCTGGATCAGAGCAAGATGAAGACCACCATGGATCTGATGGAGGGCATCTTCCCTGAGGGGAACCAGCTGATAGAGGGGGCTCAACAGCGCAGGAAGGCTTCTCCGAAACAAACAGCCCCTAGACCTACAGAGGAAAG GGAAAAGGAGGACAGTATGGCTGCTGTCACCATGGTGACAAGTGCTACATATTACAGCACATCTGCTCCCAAGGCTGAGCTCCTTATCAAGATGAAGGACAtgcaggagcaggaggaagacTCTGAAGACGAATTGGACATTGATCTGGCAAACAAAAAG CAAGAGCTGATTGACAGCCTCAGCAAGAAGCTTCAGGTGTTGCGGGAGGCACGGGAGAGTCTTCAGGAGGACATCATGGACAACAACGCACTGGGAGATGAAGTGGAGGTCCAAGTCCAACAGGTCTGCAAACCCAATGAGCTGGATAAGTTCAGGATGTTTGTCGGGGACCTGGATAAGGTGGTTAGCCTGCTGCTGTCTTTGTCGGGCCGTCTGGCTCGAGTGGAAAACGCCCTCAACAGTCAGGAGGAGGACACTACACCTGAGGAGAGG CGTACATTGATTGAGAAGAGGAAGTTGTTGATTCGACAGCATGAGGATGCCAAGGAGCTCAAGGAGAACCTGGACCGTAGGGAGCGTGTGGTTTATGACATTCTGGCCAACTATCTGCCAGAAGACAGCCTTACAGACTACGAGCACTTTGTCAAGATGAAGTCTGCGCTCATCATCGAGCAGCGCAAGCTTGAGGACAAAATTAAACTGGGCGAGGAGCAACTCAAGTGTCTGATGGACAGTCTGCCGATAGAACAGAGGCTGTCATTGTAA
- the shroom2a gene encoding protein Shroom2 isoform X2 yields MDAEGYRNDQHYPEAQTVWHVMPKSGDLEQRTRDGEGWKLVDVFLTGGAPWGFTLRGGVEHREPLLITKVEEGSKAAAVSLQVGDELVNINEIPLSGYRQEAICLVKGSHKTLSLVVKRKMKMVDIVAHKMPSENDVHVARSFLTKILRSSMRRNEPISRPHSWHSTKFNDSQSETAKTQSPPTPVWHTRYDASSSSADLSTGWEQTNLRRVSDQFSSHGSMDSLEHVSHPYPAGHLSPAKSNNSMEHLGGGKRDSAYSSFSTSSGTPDYTLSKSNAASTENVLYKVNQWDAGGKHSNNRNSQNLMEGVRQDERVAYFQMPGCDQTEDQAGSRHSTSSRSSYGPVWHVPEKKKTASPSPPPPAPPARSDSFAATKVHERGLIIAHPEGPDPHGKTSTENRRSYNLSPKNDDSFYSSSDKCVHNQFSSNKQHSLSSSDVRQGQTHHQRHSDKSTFYSQPWTTSVPKPQNVGGYYSSMQELPTNGSAQHFGQNHRRNLSTSLSITATDQNTDSGHSRYYCVTTCQPGQQPFSSSKPDDRKSDVGQTGTERNSLSPQTVSKVKYNLAQQQHSSQSKDSNGYSKHQVTTVVETCVPKHDDRGNQGGHNTQSAEYMTYLPGRQSEQRRSFPLQHRESSQDPRHQVNSKICPQATPILHSLSIDAADTNSEESLENKQVRRTERFATTLRNEIQMRRAKLQKSKSAAALPDTEGENEDDHNVWKSTECTTPTSADGSFSTTYKDHLKEAQARVLKATSFRRKDLEPVLHEHHSAETSSNYTSITMVRKDPLPTVSESVRSKSGPTTSQVTRIGSRKRFSTEKKVKSFSEPDKIHEVGMKEDIAHSENLGSSLDQQMPSESGKPAFPCYSPPQNDTKNPSENKGQGLAFTRENEDTLTDIKSRPAPPTEYPEKVQGGSTSAHKQSLLEHQRLGTFAEYEARWNIQKKAPETKASGRYRSADNILDPGTDERTKTTCYHERSRSSPSADIYAQKFPVPARKSETEYSQTESSKPAEQLSAATGFPDRGPADCKVRDKPVEFEPYSAPPPSPMTGSNPDCRHRAAPSTVNPRPTSVSHSLTDSEDHSRTEPPPPPPPPPGPRRKPSVPPPKCPEITPSLCDSHEPFTGSQSKVFTHSNPNSAPLPTHSPKGDSEQGKGLVDKGQGAVHQLVTSNPQSASSPPASSHRPSGLSSMEAQRSPSPQFSPQRLSDKPPVSLQDEDSNRMEHVIENQNTAVKKVPIRIVHSEGVAEKENCPFLRHTDSPAAEAEGPTIPRLGSLGAAGQDSVFCAFTRQKDPDSTSASQTHPKPQRDAYMTTISSNSQFTDESNQTPVTSGLTEEDQKREELARDIMGKDKSLADILDQSKMKTTMDLMEGIFPEGNQLIEGAQQRRKASPKQTAPRPTEEREKEDSMAAVTMVTSATYYSTSAPKAELLIKMKDMQEQEEDSEDELDIDLANKKQELIDSLSKKLQVLREARESLQEDIMDNNALGDEVEVQVQQVCKPNELDKFRMFVGDLDKVVSLLLSLSGRLARVENALNSQEEDTTPEERRTLIEKRKLLIRQHEDAKELKENLDRRERVVYDILANYLPEDSLTDYEHFVKMKSALIIEQRKLEDKIKLGEEQLKCLMDSLPIEQRLSL; encoded by the exons gaaaatgaaaatggtggatATTGTAGCTCACAAAATGCCCTCAGAGAATGACGTGCATGTGGCGAGAAGCTTTCTTACGAAGATTTTGCGAAGTTCAATGAG ACGGAACGAACCCATAAGCAGGCCTCACTCCTGGCACTCAACCAAGTTCAACGATAGCCAATCGGAGACTGCCAAAACACAGTCCCCACCCACACCAGTCTGGCACACCAGATATGATGCAAG CTCATCCTCAGCTGATCTCTCCACTGGCTGGGAGCAGACAAACCTGCGCAGAGTGTCTGACCAGTTCAGCTCTCATGGCAGTATGGACAGTCTAGAGCATGTGTCACACCCTTACCCTGCTGGTCACCTGTCGCCTGCCAAGTCTAACAACAGTATGGAGCACCTTGGAGGAGGGAAAAGAGACTCGGCATACAGCTCCTTCTCCACCAGTTCTGGCACACCTGACTATACACTCTCAAAGAGCAATGCTGCTTCAACAGAGAATGTGCTGTATAAAGTCAATCAATGGGACGCAGGAGGAAAGCACAGCAACAACAGAAACAGCCAGAATCTGATGGAGGGAGTGAGACAAGATGAGAGAGTGGCATACTTTCAGATGCCAGGCTGCGATCAGACTGAAGACCAGGCTGGATCCCGTCACTCCACTTCCAGTAGATCCAGCTATGGACCAGTTTGGCATGtccctgaaaaaaagaaaactgcctCCCCCTCCCCACCGCCCCCAGCTCCACCTGCACGCAGCGATAGCTTCGCTGCCACAAAGGTACATGAAAGAGGCCTCATAATAGCTCACCCCGAAGGACCTGATCCACATGGAAAGACCTCAACTGAAAACCGCCGCAGCTACAATCTATCCCCGAAAAACGACGACAGTTTCTACAGTTCTTCTGATAAATGTGTCCACAACCAGTTCAGTTCTAACAAGCAGCACTCCCTGTCCAGCAGCGATGTTCGGCAAGGTCAGACTCACCATCAGAGACACAGTGACAAAAGCACTTTCTATTCACAGCCTTGGACAACATCTGTACCAAAGCCACAGAATGTAGGTGGCTACTATTCTAGCATGCAGGAACTGCCCACTAATGGTTCTGCTCAACACTTTGGTCAGAACCATAGAAGAAACTTGAGCACCTCCCTGTCTATAACTGCAACCGATCAAAACactgacagcggacacagccgaTATTACTGTGTCACAACGTGTCAGCCCGGACAGCAGCCATTTTCTTCAAGCAAACCAGATGACAGGAAAAGTGATGTGGGACAGACTGGTACAGAGCGTAACTCTCTGAGTCCACAGACGGTCAGCAAAGTAAAGTATAATCTGGCCCAGCAACAGCACTCCTCACAAAGTAAAGACAGTAATGGATACAGTAAGCACCAAGTTACCACTGTAGTAGAAACCTGTGTACCTAAACATGACGACAGAGGAAACCAGGGAGGGCACAACACACAAAGCGCAGAGTACATGACTTATCTTCCTGGTAGACAGTCAGAACAGCGGCGGTCTTTCCCACTGCAGCACAGGGAATCGTCCCAAGACCCAAGACATCAAGTAAACAGTAAGATCTGCCCACAGGCAACCCCAATTCTTCATTCTCTGTCCATAGATGCCGCTGACACAAACTCTGAAGAGTCCCTTGAGAACAAGCAGGTGAGGCGCACTGAGCGCTTTGCCACTACATTAAGGAATGAAATTCAGATGAGAAGAGCCAAGTTGCAGAAAAGTAAAAGTGCAGCTGCCCTCCCTGATACAGAAGGTGAGAATGAAGATGATCACAATGTGTGGAAATCCACCGAATGCACAACCCCGACCTCCGCTGATGGCTCCTTCAGCACCACCTACAAGGATCATTTGAAGGAAGCACAAGCCAGGGTGCTAAAGGCTACCTCTTTCAGGAGAAAAGACCTGGAGCCTGTCTTACATGAGCATCATTCTGCAGAGACTTCTTCTAACTATACATCCATAACAATGGTACGTAAAGACCCTCTGCCAACTGTCTCAGAGTCTGTAAGGAGTAAGTCGGGTCCAACCACCAGTCAGGTTACTCGCATAGGCAGCCGAAAACGGTTCTCtacagaaaaaaaggtcaaatcttTCTCCGAGCCTGACAAAATTCATGAAGTTGGCATGAAAGAGGATATTGCTCACAGTGAAAATTTAGGCTCCTCACTAGACCAGCAGATGCCCTCTGAAAGTGGCAAACCAGCGTTCCCCTGTTACAGTCCCCCCCAAAATGACACCAAGAACCCCTCCGAAAACAAGGGCCAGGGTCTGGCATTTACAAGGGAAAATGAAGATACATTGACGGACATCAAGAGTAGACCCGCTCCACCTACAGAGTATCCTGAGAAGGTCCAAGGAGGCTCTACCTCTGCACATAAGCAGTCTCTCCTTGAGCATCAGAGGCTAGGCACCTTCGCTGAGTATGAGGCCAGGTGGAATATACAAAAGAAAGCTCCAGAAACTAAAGCCTCAGGGCGATACAGGTCAGCTGATAACATCCTGGATCCAGGAACAGATGAAAGAACAAAAACCACCTGTTACCACGAGAGATCTCGGTCCTCTCCTTCTGCCGACATTTATGCACAG AAGTTTCCTGTTCCAGCAAGAAAGTCTGAGACAGAATATTCCCAGACGGAGAGCAGTAAACCTGCTGAACAGCTCAGTGCTGCCACAGG GTTCCCTGACAGAGGGCCTGCTGACTGTAAAGTAAGAGACAAGCCTGTGGAGTTTGAGCCTTACTCAGCGCCACCCCCTTCGCCCATGACAGGATCCAACCCCGACTGCAGACACAGAGCTGCCCCTTCCACTGTGAACCCTAGACCCACATCTGTCTCCCACAGTCTCACAGACTCTGAGGACCACAGCCGTACCGAGCCACCGCCACCGCCACCGCCGCCCCCTGGACCGAGGAGGAAACCCTCAGTGCCCCCACCCAAATGCCCAGAGATCACCCCCTCTCTCTGTGACTCCCACGAGCCTTTCACTGGTTCCCAGAGCAAAGTCTTCACCCACAGTAATCCTAACTCCGCCCCCCTCCCCACCCACTCTCCAAAGGGAGATTCGGAGCAGGGCAAAGGACTCGTGGACAAAGGACAAGGGGCAGTGCATCAGCTGGTGACATCCAATCCTCAGTCTGCCTCCTCTcccccggcttcctcccacagacCTTCAGGGCTGAGCAGTATGGAGGCGCAGCGCTCACCCTCTCCACAGTTTTCCCCGCAGAGACTCAGTGACAAGCCTCCAGTCTCCCTGCAGGATGAAGACTCAAACAG GATGGAGCATGTGATAGAAAATCAAAATACTGCAGTGAAGAAGGTACCCATTAGGATCGTCCACTCAGAGGGGGTCGCAGAGAAGGAGAATTGTCCATTTTTGCGGCACACTGACTCTCCTGCGGCTGAGGCTGAAGGCCCCACTATACCCAGACTCGGCAGCCTGGGAGCTGCAGGGCAGGACTCGGTTTTCTGCGCCTTCACACGGCAGAAAGATCCTGACAGTACATCTGCCAGTCAGACACACCCAAAGCCCCAGAGAGACGCGTACATGACCACCATCAGCAGCAACAGCCAGTTTACAGACGAGTCCAACCAGACTCCTGTAACCTCAGGACTCACTGAGGAGGATCAGAAGAGAGAGGAGCTGGCCAGGGACATCATGGGCAAGGACAAGTCACTCGCTGACATTCTGGATCAGAGCAAGATGAAGACCACCATGGATCTGATGGAGGGCATCTTCCCTGAGGGGAACCAGCTGATAGAGGGGGCTCAACAGCGCAGGAAGGCTTCTCCGAAACAAACAGCCCCTAGACCTACAGAGGAAAG GGAAAAGGAGGACAGTATGGCTGCTGTCACCATGGTGACAAGTGCTACATATTACAGCACATCTGCTCCCAAGGCTGAGCTCCTTATCAAGATGAAGGACAtgcaggagcaggaggaagacTCTGAAGACGAATTGGACATTGATCTGGCAAACAAAAAG CAAGAGCTGATTGACAGCCTCAGCAAGAAGCTTCAGGTGTTGCGGGAGGCACGGGAGAGTCTTCAGGAGGACATCATGGACAACAACGCACTGGGAGATGAAGTGGAGGTCCAAGTCCAACAGGTCTGCAAACCCAATGAGCTGGATAAGTTCAGGATGTTTGTCGGGGACCTGGATAAGGTGGTTAGCCTGCTGCTGTCTTTGTCGGGCCGTCTGGCTCGAGTGGAAAACGCCCTCAACAGTCAGGAGGAGGACACTACACCTGAGGAGAGG CGTACATTGATTGAGAAGAGGAAGTTGTTGATTCGACAGCATGAGGATGCCAAGGAGCTCAAGGAGAACCTGGACCGTAGGGAGCGTGTGGTTTATGACATTCTGGCCAACTATCTGCCAGAAGACAGCCTTACAGACTACGAGCACTTTGTCAAGATGAAGTCTGCGCTCATCATCGAGCAGCGCAAGCTTGAGGACAAAATTAAACTGGGCGAGGAGCAACTCAAGTGTCTGATGGACAGTCTGCCGATAGAACAGAGGCTGTCATTGTAA